TTCGTGTCGCGGCCCTTTTGCTGGCCCAGCACCATGCAGGGGTGGCCGTTGAAACGGGCCAGACCGCCAACGATGGACAGGTCATCCGCGAAATGGCGGTCGCCGTGCAACTCGACGAAATCGGTGAAGATTTCGCGCACGTAATCCATGGTGTAGGGGCGCTCCGGGTGGCGCGCGATCTTGGTGATCTGCCAGGGGGTCAGGTCACTGTAGATGTCCTTGGTGAGCTGGTGGCTCTTCTTGCTGAGCTGGTCGATCTCTTCCGAGATGTCCACGGCGCTTTCGTTCTGGACATAGCGCAACTCGTCGATCTTGGACTCCAGCTCCGCGATGGGTTGCTCGAAGTCCAGAAATGTTTTTTTAGCCAACGTAATTCTCCTTGGGCGCTTGTATGCCCCAATTGCCCGATTTCACGGAGCGCACGCGATTAAGACGCGTTTGCGCGAAATTTGCAACTGTTTGCATCAATGATCGATATTCGGTTTTTGGACGATCAGCACTGCACAGGCATCGGAGCAAGCGATCTCCAAATATACCAACTTGCGACGCTGCACCACGGCTTCCACGCCTCGGCCACCTCGCGCGCATCGCTGCGACTGACGGGTTCTCCCGAGAAATACTGGTTGCTGATACCTTGCAAAAGTGTAGGGTCATCGAGCGCCAGCACGTTCGGGCGGCCGAGATGAAACAAAAGAAACATGTCCGCAGTCCAGCGGCTGATGCCCCGAATGGCGACCAGCTCGGCGACGATGGTCTCGTCGCTCATCCCATCCCACTCGCCCACATGCAGGCGACCGCTGTCGAAGTGCAGCGCGAGATCAACCAGATATTCCACCTTGCGCGCGGACAGGCCTGCTGCGCGCATGTCGTCCACCTTCAGCAGCAGCACGTTGCCGGGCGTCATCTCGGTCGGCAACTGGGCGAATTTCTCCCACACGCGCTGTGCGGAGGCCACTGCCACCTGTTGACCGACGATGCTGCGCGCCAGCGTGGTGAACGCGTCACCCCGCAGCGTGAGCGAGACGTTGCCCAGATCCGGAATCAGGCGACGCATGACGCGGTCCTTCTTCATCAGGTGCTTGCAGGCCTCCTGCCAGTAACTGGGCGGCTGCAGATTCGGCGCACTGTCGTCGTCGCCGGTTTTTTTGATCGTCGCCATCTCTCAACTCTCCCAAACCAGGTTCGGCAGCGAGAGCATTACCGGACATTCACTGACACATTTACCGGACAGACCAATCACTGAGCCGCCTCCCAAGTGGTGCCGGCGGCGGAGTCCTTGAGGACAATGCCCTGCTCCAGCAACTCCTTGCGGATGCGATCGGCCTCGGCCCAGTTCTTGGCCGCCTTGGCAGCGGCACGCGCAGCAATCTGCGCCTCGATGGCCGCGGCATCCAGGCCGGACGCACCCGCGCCTGCCTGCAGAAAGCGCTGCGGGTCGTCCTGCAGCAGCCCCAGAAAACCACCCAACGCCTTGAGCAGACCAGCCGCCTCGGGCGACTTGCTGCGATTGACTTCGCCGGCCAGATCGAACAGCACGGCCACGGCTTCGGGCGTGCCGAAGTCTTCATCCATGGCAGCGCGGAAACGCGCGGCGTAGGCATCGTTCCAGTCCACCTGAATGTCGGCGGCAGGCACCAGACTCAGCGCCGTATACAGGCGCTTGAGCGCATTGCGCGCGTCGTCCAGATGCACATCGCTGTAGTTCAGCGGGCTGCGGTAGTGCGCGCGCACGACGAAGAAACGCACGGTCTCGGCATCGTATTCCTTGAGCACCTCGCGGATGGTGAAGAAGTTGCCCAGCGACTTGGACATCTTCTCGTTGTCCACGTTGATGAAGCCGTTGTGCATCCACACCTTGGCGAGCTGCTTGCCGGTTGCGCCTTCGCTCTGTGCGATTTCGTTTTCGTGGTGAGGGAACTGCAGATCGGCACCCCCGGCGTGGATGTCGAAGGTCTCGCCCAGCAGAGCGCAACTCATGGCCGAGCATTCGATATGCCAGCCCGGACGACCGAGGCCATACGCGCCATTCCACTTGGCATCTTCGGGCTCGGTCGGCTTGGCGCTCTTCCAGAGCACGAAGTCGAGCGGGTCTTCCTTGCCGTCGAGCACGGCCACCCGCTCGCCAGCGTGCAGCTCATCCAGCGACTTGCCCGAGAGCTTGCCGTAGCCGGGGAACTTGCGCACGGCGTAGTTCACATCGCCGCTTTCGGTGCGGTAGGCCAAGCCCTTGTCTTCGAGCTTGCCGATGATGTCCAGCATCTGCGGCACATAGTCGGTAGCGCGCGGCTCGTGGGTCGGGCGTTCGATGCCGAGGGCGTCGGCATCCTGATGCAGCGCATCGATCATGCGATCGGTCAGATGGCGGATCGTCTCGCCGTTCTCAAGCGAGCGGCGGATGATCTTGTCGTCGATGTCGGTGATGTTGCGCACGTAAGTCACGCTCAGACCGCTGGCGCGCAACCAGCGTTGCACCACGTCGAACGCCACCATGGAACGGGCATGGCCCAGGTGGCACAGGTCGTACACCGTCATGCCGCACACGTACATGCGCACGTGACCAGCTTCCAACGGGGAAAACTCCTCCAGCGCACGCGACAGCGTGTTGTAGATTCGCAAGCTCATGGGATAAAAAAGTAAATCTGAATGTAGGCTCATCTGCACGGACGGCAGACGTGGGAAGGGTATGGCGCTCTAGAAACGCCCGCTTTTCAAGCAGTGACAACAGCACACAGGCATGGCACACCCCTCAGCTACAATTCGTCGCAGTATAAGCCCGCGCCGTATTCTCGCGGGTCTCCTCAGTCTTTCCTCATCTCATGAACTCAGCACTTCCCACCGTCCGATCCGTTCTGCGTCTGGTCGTTCTGGCCTGCGCCCTTGGCGCATCCTGGGCGCATGCGGAAGACTATTCCGGCATCACCACCCTGCTCAAGCAGAAGAAACCCGAACAGGCACTGGGG
This genomic stretch from Diaphorobacter sp. HDW4B harbors:
- the cysS gene encoding cysteine--tRNA ligase codes for the protein MSLRIYNTLSRALEEFSPLEAGHVRMYVCGMTVYDLCHLGHARSMVAFDVVQRWLRASGLSVTYVRNITDIDDKIIRRSLENGETIRHLTDRMIDALHQDADALGIERPTHEPRATDYVPQMLDIIGKLEDKGLAYRTESGDVNYAVRKFPGYGKLSGKSLDELHAGERVAVLDGKEDPLDFVLWKSAKPTEPEDAKWNGAYGLGRPGWHIECSAMSCALLGETFDIHAGGADLQFPHHENEIAQSEGATGKQLAKVWMHNGFINVDNEKMSKSLGNFFTIREVLKEYDAETVRFFVVRAHYRSPLNYSDVHLDDARNALKRLYTALSLVPAADIQVDWNDAYAARFRAAMDEDFGTPEAVAVLFDLAGEVNRSKSPEAAGLLKALGGFLGLLQDDPQRFLQAGAGASGLDAAAIEAQIAARAAAKAAKNWAEADRIRKELLEQGIVLKDSAAGTTWEAAQ
- a CDS encoding DNA-3-methyladenine glycosylase, yielding MATIKKTGDDDSAPNLQPPSYWQEACKHLMKKDRVMRRLIPDLGNVSLTLRGDAFTTLARSIVGQQVAVASAQRVWEKFAQLPTEMTPGNVLLLKVDDMRAAGLSARKVEYLVDLALHFDSGRLHVGEWDGMSDETIVAELVAIRGISRWTADMFLLFHLGRPNVLALDDPTLLQGISNQYFSGEPVSRSDAREVAEAWKPWCSVASWYIWRSLAPMPVQC